CCGCCTGTGGGTTCTGCAGATCATCTTCGTGTCCACGCCGTCTCTGGTCTACGTGGGCCATGCTGTGCACCACGTCCACATGGAGGAGAAACGCAAGGAGCGCGAGGAGGCCGAGCTGAGTCGCCAGCAGGAGCTGAATGAGGAGCGGCTGCCGCTAGCACCCGACCAGGGCAGCGTGCGCACCACCAAGGAGACCAGCACCAAGGGCAGCAAGAAGTTCAGGCTGGAGGGCACCCTGCTGAGGACCTACATCTGCCACATCATCTTCAAGACACTGTTCGAAGTGGGTTTTGTGGTGGGCCAGTACTTTCTGTATGGCTTCCGCATCCTGCCGCTGTACAAGTGCAGCCGCTGGCCCTGCCCCAACACCGTAGACTGCTTTGTATCCCGGCCAACAGAGAAGACAGTCTTCATCATTTTCATGTTGGCCGTGGCTTGCGTCTCGCTCTTCCTTAACTTCGTGGAGATCAGCCACCTGGGCTTGAAGAAGATCCGCTTCATCTTCTGGAAGCCAGCCCCGGGGCAAGCCCAGGGTGAGGGCCCGAGCCCACTGCCCCCTCCAGGGGGGATCCTCAAGAGCCTGCCCCCCCTGGCCGTGCCCTCCATCCAGAGGGCCAAAGGCTACAGGCTGCTGGAGGAGGAGAAAGCCCCGTCCGTGACCCACCTCTATCCCCTAGCAGAGGCGTGCATGGAGGCAGGGAGGCTAACCCCCCTGGCCCCGCCCTTCCAGTGCATGGAGGAGAAGGCGGAAGAACTGGGGCACATGGAGGACATTTCTAAGGTGTACAATGAGACCCGGCCCTCCTACGCCCAGACCACCGAGATAGGGGAGGATACACTACCACTACAccaagaggaggaggagcaggagcagcagcagcaggaggtGGTGGAAGAGGGCAAAGAAGAGGAGAAAGTGGTGGCGGAGGTGGTGGAGCAGAATGTGGTGGATGGAGTGGTGGATGAGGACGGAGTGGTGGAGGAGGATGTGGTGGATggagtggtggaggtggtggtggaggaggatgtGGTGGATGGTATGGTggaaagggaggaagagaaaaaagaagagcagagggaggaggaggtggtggaggaggttgtggtggaggaggtggtggaggaggttgTGGAGCAggaggatgtggtggaggaggtggtggaggaggttgTGGAGCAGGAGGATGTGGTGGTGGAGGttttggtggaggaggtggtggaggaggttgTGGAGCAggaggatgtggtggaggaggttgtggtggaggaggtggtggaggaggtggtggaggaggttgTGGAGCaggcggatgtggtggaggaggttgtggtggaggaggtggtggaggaggttgTGGAGCAGGAGgatgtggaggaggtggtggaggaggtggtggtggacgGGGAAGGGGGACCTCCAGCCgaggcagggatggaggtgaCGGATACGATAGAAGACACCAGACCACTGAGCAGATTGAGCAAAGCCAGCAGCAGGGCCAGGTCAGACGATCTCACCGTATGAACCTGTGAGAgaaaacgcacgcacacacacacacttacactcacacacacaccaaacacagcaGAACACACACCTAACTCAAGACAACACACAGTTCATACAGCAGGGCTTAACCAAGGGAAACAAATGTAAAACCAACAGGGATAGATTCAATCACAAGTTGCAAATTACTCTTACGACGTGGGCAACATCATTCAACAAGGCAAAGAAAGATCTGAGCTTGTTTGTGAGATAAGTGAATATTATAAAAAGTAGCGGTtaaagagaggagggatagatTTTTGTATTAAGCGTGTTCTTATATAAAACCAAATGTAGAAAGGGAAAACATGCAGAGAGGGGGAAAGATTTTTACTTGATGAAAATCCATGTGCTGTTTTTAGAAACATATTTTTCTTTAACAATAACCAATGAAAGATtactaatgtttacatattttgggGGGGTTGAATGGGTAGGGGAAGAGATTGATCAGATATTCCTGTCTACAAAGCAGTAACATTACTTTAGGCAGGCAAGCACTTTCATTCCCATACAGTCAGTGACACTGGAACTATGTAGTTGCAAACATGTTGCAGGTGGAAGGGCTCTTACACACCAAGTTCTTGCACAGAAAAAT
The Coregonus clupeaformis isolate EN_2021a chromosome 40, ASM2061545v1, whole genome shotgun sequence genome window above contains:
- the LOC121571645 gene encoding gap junction alpha-8 protein-like translates to MGDWSFLGNILEEVNEHSTVIGRVWLTVLFIFRILILGTAAEFVWGDEQSDYVCNTQQPGCENVCYDEAFPISHIRLWVLQIIFVSTPSLVYVGHAVHHVHMEEKRKEREEAELSRQQELNEERLPLAPDQGSVRTTKETSTKGSKKFRLEGTLLRTYICHIIFKTLFEVGFVVGQYFLYGFRILPLYKCSRWPCPNTVDCFVSRPTEKTVFIIFMLAVACVSLFLNFVEISHLGLKKIRFIFWKPAPGQAQGEGPSPLPPPGGILKSLPPLAVPSIQRAKGYRLLEEEKAPSVTHLYPLAEACMEAGRLTPLAPPFQCMEEKAEELGHMEDISKVYNETRPSYAQTTEIGEDTLPLHQEEEEQEQQQQEVVEEGKEEEKVVAEAGMEVTDTIEDTRPLSRLSKASSRARSDDLTV